The Osmerus mordax isolate fOsmMor3 chromosome 28 unlocalized genomic scaffold, fOsmMor3.pri SUPER_28_unloc_7, whole genome shotgun sequence genomic interval ctcctccctctcctcctcctccccccccctcctcctccccttcctcctcctcctcccccccttcctgctccccctcctcctcctccccccctttctcctcctcctccctctccctcctcctctccctcctcctctcctccttctcccccctcctcctcccactcctccctctcctcctcctccccctcctcctcctccctctcctccccctcctcctcctccccgtcctcccctcctcctccccctcctcctcccactccccctcctcctcctcccccccttcctcctcctccccctcctcctcccactcctccccctcctcctcccactcctccctctcctcctcctcctcctccccccttcctccctctcctcctcctcctcctcccccacttcctcctccccctcctcctcctcccccccttcctcctcccccccttcctcctcctcctcctcccccccttcctcctcctccccctcctcctcccactcctccccctcctcctcccactcctccctctcctcctcctcctcctccccccttcctccctctcctcctcctcctcctcccccacttcctcctccccctcctcctcctcccccccttcctcctcccccccttcctcctcctcctcctcccccccttcctcctcctcctcctcccccccttcctcctcccccccttcctcctcctcctcctcctccccctcctcctcctcccccccttcctcctcccccccttcctcctcctcctcctcccccccttcctcctcctcctcctccccccctcctcctctcctaccctatAGGCTGGGGTCTCCCTTGCTCCAGGCGGGGGGTCTTCAGGGGGACTGCGTAGATGTCAGGGTGCTTCTGGGAGAtctccagctgacacacacacaccagatcaaCATTCTGATCAACATTCTGCTCTACACATCCTAGAGGAAACTCCAGAGTTCAAGTAATGAAACAGTTATACAGTGAGGGAAAGCAGAGGTAATACAGTAGATTTTACACAACAGCAGCCTTGAAATAGGAAAAAGCTAAATTAGCTCAATAACTGACTCTGGATCAGGTTGATTTACCAAAGagagacgcacagacacacctacagaaacacactcacacctacagaaacacactcacacctacagaaacacactcacacctacagaaacacacatacacctacagaaacacacacacacacgcctacagaaacacacatacacctacagAAACACGCTCACActtacagaaacacactcacgcctacagaaacacacacacgcctacagaaacacacacacgcctacagaaacacacacacgcctacagaaacacactcacacctacagaaacacactcacatctacagaaacacactcacacctacagaaacacactcacaccttcagaaacacactcacatctacagaaacacactcacacctacagaaacacactcacacctacagaaacacacacacactcctaccctGGCGTTCTGTGCCTCCTGCAGCTCCAGAACCCTCTGGGCGCGTGCAAAGTGGTCCATCTTCTCGAAGGCCTTGATCTTCCCAggaaagaggtgagggaggggtcatcctgcacctcctccagacccctgGGGGGCGCTGTGAGGACAGGGGGCCCGCCGGGGGGCGTGTCCTGCTGGGACCGGAAGGAGGGCTTGAGCGCCacgggagggggcggggtccCCAGGGTGCGGGGCTTGCCAAAGGAATTGAGGAGCGTGGAGGcggagcggaggggcggagcCAGGTCGCTGGGGCTGCTGGAGTGGGAGTCAAAGCAACGGGTGGTGGGTGGGGCTTCGTAAGAAGGGACCGCCCCCTGCGAAGAAGGGGCGACACCCACATCGTCCCTAAACACCAGCTTCACCTatggagggggacgggggaccGGGGGGGACATGTAGCGATTGATTAAAACAAGTAAAGTATAATCAAAGGCTGGACTGTAATACTCCAGTGGCTGGAGATTCTACCTCCTAGTTGAAGCAGCTAACAGAGTCCAGCAGAGTTACCAAACCATCACCCCCAGGAGGACAACCCTGGACCCCCAGCCTGGCTGGGACTAGTAGAGTACAGGGGGGCCTCTGGACCCCCAGCCTGGCTGGGACTAGTAGAGTACAGGGGGGCCTCTGGACCCCCAGCCTGGCTGGGACTAGTAGAGTACAGGGGGGCCTCTGGACCCCCAGCCTGGCTGGGACTAGTAGAGTACAGGGGGGCCTCTGGACCCCCAGCCTGGCTGGGACTAGTAGAGTACAGGGGGGCCTCTGGACCCCCAGCCTGGCTGGGACTAGTAGAGTACAGGGGGGCCTCTGGACCCCCAGCCTGGCTGGGACTAGTAGAGTACAGGGGGGCCTCTGGACCCCCAGCCTGGCTGGGACTAGTAGAGTACAGGGGGGCCTCTACCACCACAGAGGGAGCAGTTCTAGGTGGGGAGGTACCGTCTGCTCCAGTGAGCTGCTGTGGGAGGAGTCTGAGCTGCTGTGGGAGGAGTCTGAGCTGTGCTGGGCGTGGCTTCTCCAGACCAGCCCTCTTCAGCCTGTAGCTCCAGAACAAGATCAACAGTGGGAGTGCGTGCatgtgggaggtggaggggggggtgtttgtgtgtgtgtggagtggggtGGAGGCAGAAGTATGAAATAATATGTAGACAATGGTTCATGTACAGCCATAAAGCTAAAGTTAAAGCTAAAGTTACAgctaaagttgtgtgtgtgtcagcttggagggagtgtgtgtgtgtcaccttggagggagtgcgagtgtgtgtgtgtcaccttggagggagtgtgtgtgtgtgtgtgtcaccttggagggagtgtgtgtgtgtgtgtgtcaccttggagggagtgtgtgtgagcggcggGCTGGTGTTGCTGATGACCTCCCTGCTGCCCACCCTCCTGATACGACCTCGGATCTCTGGACTGCTCCTCCGtaggatctacacacacacgcacacacacacacacgcacacacagcacacacacacgcacacgcagcacgcatgcacactcacgcacacagacacaggacagTCAGAGGGCAGGGAGCAGGATGGGGTTGTCCCATGCAGGCTGCAGCCAGGGGGTCGAGCGGGGAACATGGCGGGGGGGTTCTCTTGGTTGACTCCAGAGTTAGTTCTTGTGGTGTAGAGTATTCAAATGACATTTGTAGAATGTCCTTTACACTTCCACTAGCATGTATAATGCTAACATTTACCCTTCCACTAGCAAGTATAATGCTAACATTTACACTTCCATTAGCATGTATAATGCTAACATTAACACTTCCATTAGCATGCATAATGCTAACATTTACCCTTCCACTAGCATGTATAAGGCTGACCATTTACCCTTCCACTAGCATGTATAATGCTAACATGTTGGCCATGAACATGGGTCTGGGGTCAAGATGGGGTCAACATTTGGCATATCACAGGAATACAAAATTCAGAATAAAATACTATTATTTCACTAACAGCTGGTTATTTGGAACTGAGAGTATACAGCGAATACGGCGATAACCCTTGCCATGGCAACATGTCACATGCAGGTTGCTAGGAAACAGGCTGGGGCGGGTTGACAGGGCGTGCAGTTAGTTGTGAGTTGTGGTTATAAACCCCTACCcctacacccaacacacacacacacacacgcacacattttaCCACATGCTAGCACAACATAAAGTCTCTGTTTCCCCTGGATGGTTCCAACACCAgacagcagggcagggctgcAGTACTGCTGCAGGCAGACACTGACACGCTGGATCctttacacacatatatatatacatatatatatatatatgtgtgtgtgtgtgtgtgtgttctgacctcTTCAGCCAGGACGGGCTCTGAGGAACGGCTGATGGCCGACACCTGCTCGGCCAGCTCTGTGTCCAGCTCGTTATCGGTGTAAGCCCCGCCCTCATCCGCCGTGTCGTCGTAGTCGCTTGCCAGCCGGCTGTCCATGCTCAGGTAGTCAGCTGACATGGCCGACAGGTAGGACATGCGGTCCTCAGGGAGATCCAGCTCagtctccatcccctccagctAGAAGAGACACATGATGGATCTTGGTgtacagacaggaagcaggaagcaggaaacaggaagcaggaaacaggaaacagaaaagaaaagaaagaaaagagccAAGCTGTAGAGCTGGTAGGAGGAGAACAcactgagcatgcccagtagAAGGCTGAAAAACAcactgagcatgcccagtagCTACTGATGCTACTCAGGAAGTACAGGACCCTGCTGCCATGGTGACCAACTGGAGCAAGATGTTACTCACAACTACAAACTATAAATACTAATACAAACATATTATACAAACTATATACTAATGTTACTGCActattaatatgaatatattgtggaaaCTCTACATACTAATATGAATATAATGTAGAATATAGACAAAGTTAGAAAGAGTGTAAGAAGTGTGTTCTACAGAAGAGAGCACTGGATActggataaccctaaccctacagctACAGAAGACAGAACTGGATActcgataaccctaaccctaatagtTACAGAAGAGAGCACTGGATACttgataaccctaaccctaacagctacagaagaaagCACTGGATACTGGATAACCctaacagctacagaagacagCACTGGATACTGGATGACCCTCACAGGTACAGAAGAGAGCACTGGATACTGGATAACCCTCACAGCTACAGAAGAGAGCACTGGATACTGGATAACCCTCACAGCTACAGAAGAGAGCACTGGATACTGGATAACCCTCACAGCTACAGAAGAGAGCACTGGATACTGGATAACCctaacagctacagaagagaaGTGTAGTtttgctgtgtgcatgtgtgtgagagagtgtgtgtgtgtgtgtgtgtgtgtgtgtgtgtgtgtgtgtgtgtgtgtgtgtgtgaaagtgtgtgtgagagagtgtgtgtgtgagagagtgtgtgtgtgtgagagtgtgttaccTTGCTACCCAGACtgcctgaatgtgtgtgagagagtgtgtgtgtgagagagtgtgtgtgtgagagcgtgtgtgtgtgtgttaccttgccCTCAGACACCCAGACtgcctgaatgtgtgtgagagagtgtgtgtgtgagagagtgtgtgtgtgtgagagagtgtgagtgagagtgtgtgtgagagtgtgtgtgtgcgtgagagtgtgtgtgtgtgtgtgtgtgtgagagagagagtgtgtgtgtgtgtgtgagagtgtgagtgagtgtgtgtgagagagtgtgtgtgtgagagagtgtgagtgagtgtgaaagtgtgtgtgagagagtgtgtgtgtgagagactgtgtgtgtgtgagagagtgtgtgtgtgagagagtgtgtgtgtgagagtgtgtgtgtgagagcgtgtgtgtgagtgttacctTGCCCTCAGACACCCAGACtgcctgaatgtgtgtgagagagtgtgtgtgtgtgagagagtgtgaatgagagtgtgtgtgagagagtgtgtgtgtgagagcgtgtgtgtgaaagtgtgtgtgtgagtgttacctTGCCCTCAGACACCCAGACTGCCTGAGTCTGTTGCTGCCTGATACAGTCTTTCACACTGCCGTACCAGGCATCATTGCTGGAGTTCAGCTCTATAgtggctgtgggggagagagaggtgagaggatgatggaggatgaaggaagaagagagatggTGAGTTTTAGTATTGTGGATCTATctaactgctgtgtgtgtgtgtgtgtgtgtgtgtgtgtgtgtgtgtgtgtgtgtgtaccagtgaaCAGGTGACTGCAGGTCTTTCTCAGCttgactccctgtgtgtgtgtgtgtgtgtgtgtgtgtgtgtgtgtgtgtaccagtgaaCAGGTGACTGCAGGTCTTTCTCAGCttgactccctgtgtgtgtgtgtgtgtgtaccagtgaaCAGGTGACTGCAGGTCTTTCTCAGCttgactccctgtgtgtgtgtgtgtgtgtgtgtgtgtaccagtgaaCAGGTGACTGCAGGTCTTTCTCAGCTTGACTCCCTGCTCGTACAGCTTGCGGGAGCTGCGGCTGGATGCGGGCAGCAGCCTCTGGCGGAGGGCCTTCACACCCTGCCGGCTGTCTGGGCTGAAGAACACCACGATGGGGTACCATTGGCTGTAGTTCAGAGTGTCCACTGCCCTGGGCGTCACATCCAGCAGAGCGTGCTtgtcctgggagggggagggggggtgaggtcaCCATGTGCAGTCCTGTAGGCAAGTGTTCTTATGTCCTCTGTTGTCATGCTGAGGCTGTCAGTGACATGGCCTGTTTGCCTAATGAAGGGATTTGGTCAACTTTgtatgtatgtcagtgtgtgtgtgtgcatgtggtgtgtggtgtgtgtgatatgtgtgtgtgatatgtgtgtgtgtgatatgtgtgtgtgtgtgtgtgtgtgtgtacctgctctaTGATCTGTCTGATGGTGTTGAGTCTCACCACCCCGGAGGATTTCTCTGAGCCAGCGTCCTTAGGCTCCGTCTctggggaggtcagaggtcaggaacACAGgttacacactaacacacacacactccatctctgtacttacgggacacacacacactccatctctgtACTCACTGGCAATGACAAACTGGTCCGGCAGTTCAGTAGCCAGCTTTTCATTGGCTGCATCAGCGATGGGTCCAAACAGCACAACAGGACGCCTGAAACCAgctgtagaacacacacacacttgatgtttcaaaggatggatggataggtATAGCACAGTAGTAGTGTctgcctggagtgtgtgtgtttgtaaggctACTCCAGCTGCTAATGCTTTAATCAATAAGGTAAAGTACCCTCTGTTAGCTTTTAGCTGTCTGGGTCTTCTGTCAAGCTCCATCACACACTGGCCTGcaacggcgtgtgtgtgtgtgtgtgtgtgtaaggtacctcactttctccctcgtccttttctcacactcacacacacacgcacgcacacacacacacgcacacacgcacacacacacacacacacacactgcagcccacCTTCTCGCAACACCACCCTCTCATAGGCGGGGAAGCGCGTTGCCACGGGGACGGCGCTGACATCCTCCCTGCTCTTCCTCAGGTCCTTCCTCTTTGCCGCCCTCTGACCCCGCAGACGCCAGAAATCTGCCCGGTCAGAAACCCCGCCCCTCTGGGAactctggacactggccatctggtctgccctgggaggagggaggagagaggagagaggagagaggagagagaggggagagaggaagagataggaaCATGTCACATATACAtctcagagagagataaagggagagggtatgtgtaggtgtgcctgtatgtgtgtatcaggCTAGTTGTCCAGTCCAGTTCTCCATGCTAGTTCTCCATGCTAGTTCTCCATGCTAGTTCTCCATGCTAGCTCTCCATGCTAGCTCTCCATGCTAGCTCTCCATTCTAGTTCTCCATGCTAGCTCTCCATGCTAGCTCTCCATGCTAGTTCTCCATGCTAGCTCTCCATGCTAGTTCTCCATGCTAGCTCTCCATGCTAGTTCTCCATGCTAGCCTGCTCTCCATGCTAGTTCTCCATGCTAGCCTGCTCTCCATGCTAGCTCTCCATGCTAGCTCTCCATGCTAGCCTGCTCTCCATGGCAACCTGCCATGTGTCCCACCTGCTCTTGTTGGGGATGATGCCCTTCTCCAGCAGCTGGTTGTCCTTTCCCATGCGAATGGCCAGCCAGCTGCCCAGCTTGCCGTCATACAGCGTGTCCAGAACCTTGAAGACCTCCCCGCGGGGGAACGCCAGGCTCTGAGGAACCTCCTTCTCGTACTCAAAGTGTGTCCTGATGAAGAAGGAGTCCCCTCGCCCTGACACCAGGATGTCTCTGTAcactggaggagcagagggacggAGGGGACAACATATGTTTCATCATGCTAGTGTGAAAGTAAGGTCTGCTGGGTATGTTGTAGGAAGAGGTAGACACTATACCTCCATAACCCTGAAGAGGTGTTGGAGTGTTTGTGACAGTAGAGATCAGTCCTCCTTTCCCAGACCGACTGCCtcctgtcaatgtgtgtgtgtgttctactgctggtgtgtgtgtgttctactgctgggagtcaggtggctgagcggtgagagaatcgggctagtaatcagaaggtcgccggttcgattcccggctgtgcttaatgacgttgtgtccttgggcaaggcacttcaccctacttgcctcgggggaatgtccctgtacttactgtaggtcgttctggataagagcgtctgctaaatgactaaatgtaaatgtactgctggtgtgtgtgtgtgtgtgttctactgctggtgtgtgtgtgtgtgtgtgtgtgttgggcccgAAGTTAGACCTCCAGTGCTTTAGTAATGTGCAGTAAGAACACAGAGACTAGAGTAGAACACAATACAGTAGAGCAGAGCCTCACCCTCTGGTTTGCTCTGGGCCAGGATGGTGACGCTCTCTCCTCTAGGGATCTCCAGCAGGAACAGGaccgcctcctccctcaccacgcCCCTAAAGTCCACCTGGTTCACCTGcaacaccaccacaacacaTCACTAATTAACCCTGACTAACTAGGGTAGGGTTAGGAACCTTCATGATCTGGTCTATAGAGGTTAGGGTAAGGAACCTTCATGATCTGGTCTatagaggttagggttaggaaccTTCATGATCTGTTCTatagaggttagggttaggaaccTTCATGATCTGGTCTATAGAGGTTAGGGTTATGAACCTTCATGATCTGGTCTatagaggttagggttaggaaccTTCATGATCTGT includes:
- the LOC136939002 gene encoding LOW QUALITY PROTEIN: tight junction protein ZO-2-like (The sequence of the model RefSeq protein was modified relative to this genomic sequence to represent the inferred CDS: inserted 1 base in 1 codon), with product MAVRFLDQSSGMEETVWEQYTVTLQRDAKMGFGIAVSGGRDNPNVDSGETSIIVSDVLQGGPADGLLFESDRVIQVNTILMDNVPHSFAVQQLRKCGKVAKITVKRPRKVSLHSLKQPPSPDPSTRYYDSDAPWPQDNGGPGFPRPRDHTPDNKTHLEPEYHTRDYDRNRGRSRGRSQERASPSPDGRRDGSRGRSLDREPSGPERLRYPGERGRSGERGGGYGRGDSYERGGGGGGRYSPDTPRMARGRSQDQDPESGRTAPRGLEPLEKPLNVLLVKNRPNEEYGLRLGSQIFIKEMSSTGLAARDGSLQEGDIILKINGTVTENLSLSDAGRLIERSRGKLQLVVQRDHRQVLVRIPPLLDSDSEPDEMSEMESLRSYSPETDRRQSDLSSHSSNERDLTREDGQRGPLSAPASPFRVPPTPSAQLDQGPPHSDLPPAAVTTTPKILLRPSPEDEEIYGANTVMVSFQKGDSVGLRLAGGNDVGIFIAGVQEGSPAEEEGLRTGDQIMKVNQVDFRGVVREEAVLFLLEIPRGESVTILAQSKPEVYRDILVSGRGDSFFIRTHFEYEKEVPQSLAFPRGEVFKVLDTLYDGKLGSWLAIRMGKDNQLLEKGIIPNKSRADQMASVQSSQRGGVSDRADFWRLRGQRAAKRKDLRKSREDVSAVPVATRFPAYERVVLREAGFRRPVVLFGPIADAANEKLATELPDQFVIAKTEPKDAGSEKSSGVVRLNTIRQIIEQDKHALLDVTPRAVDTLNYSQWYPIVVFFSPDSRQGVKALRQRLLPASSRSSRKLYEQGVKLRKTCSHLFTATIELNSSNDAWYGSVKDCIRQQQTQAVWVSEGKLEGMETELDLPEDRMSYLSAMSADYLSMDSRLASDYDDTADEGGAYTDNELDTELAEQVSAISRSSEPVLAEEILRRSSPEIRGRIRRVGSREVISNTSPPLTHTPSKVKLVFRDDVGVAPSSQGAVPSYEAPPTTRCFDSHSSSPSDLAPPLRSASTLLNSFGKPRTLGTPPPPVALKPSFRSQQDTPPGGPPVLTAPPRGLEEVQDDPSLTSFXGKIKAFEKMDHFARAQRVLELQEAQNARLEISQKHPDIYAVPLKTPRLEQGRPQPIGSSSRPEPQAPPSKVLCSGSRSFYSEEEEEEEYRRQLAEHTKRSYNQQYQDTEL